The following nucleotide sequence is from Tardiphaga sp. 709.
GAACGCGTCCGCCTTGGTGCGGAGCTCGTCGCGCAGCACCTGCAAGGCCGGGAGCAAACGCCTGCGCAACTCCAGCGCCGTTGCCGCATGCATCACGGTCGGAAAGCTGTCATTCGATGACTGCGAGCAATTGACGTGATCGTTGGGATGCACCGGCGATTTGGTCCCGAGCGGCTGGCCCACCAATTCATTCGCCCGGTTCGCGATCACCTCATTGGCGTTCATGTTGGTCTGGGTGCCGGAGCCGGTCTGCCAGATCGGCAACGGGAAATGATCGTCGAAACGGCCCTGCTGAAGTTCGAGTGCCGCTGTCTCGATCGGCGCTGCGATCTCCGGCGTGATCGTGCCGAGCTGCAGATTGGCGCGAACGGCCGCGATCTTCTGCAGAGCGAATGCACGGATCAGCGCGACCGGGAAACGCTCATCGCTGATCTGGAAGACCTCAAGCGCGCGTTGGGTCTGCGCGCCCCAATAGCGATCCTTCGGCACCGCGATGGTGCCGAAGGAGTCATGTTCTCTGCGAACGTCACTCACGAGTTTGGCTCACTGCGCGCCGACAACGCCCGCCGCCTTGATGATCGGCGTCCATTTGTCGATCTCGGATTTCAGATGCGCGGCCAGCGCATCGGGCGTCGCCCGTTCCGGCGCCACTGGCTGCACGCCGAGCCCGGCAAGCCGGCTCTTCACAGTCTCGTCCTTCAGCGCCACGTTCAACGCGGCAACGAGTTTGTCGATGATCGGCTTCGGCGTGCCCTTCGGCGCGAACAGGCCGTACCAGACGGTGTAGGTAAAGCCCGGCAAGCCGGCTTCGGCTGTCGTGGGCAGTTTTGGCAGCGCCGGCGCCTTCTCGGTGCTGGTGACGGCGTAGCCCTTGATCGTGCCGCCATCGACATTGCCGACCACGTTGACGATCTGGTCGCACATGACATCGACCTGCCCGCTCATCATGTCGTTCATCGCCGGACCAGCGCCGCGATAGGCGATCTGGGTCGGCTGCGTGCCGGTCGCCGCGTTGAGCAGCAGGCCGCACAAATGCGAGGCCGATCCGATGCCGGCATGGGCGTAGTTCACTTTCTCCTTGTTCGTCTTCATCCAGACGATCAGCTCGGCGAGATTGGCGGCCGGGAGATCCTTGCGTGCCACGAACACCGACGGCAGATCGACAGCGAGGCCGATCGGCTCATAGTCCTTGATCGGATCGTATTTGAGCTTGGGATACAGCGCGGGATTGGTCGCGTGGCTGATATGGATCAGCAGCAGATTGTAGCCGTCCGGCGGCGAAGCGGCGACCTTGGCGCTGCCGATGGAGCCGCCGGCACCCGTCGTGTTCTCGACGATGACCTGCTGCTTCAGCGGGCCGCTCATGCCCTGCGCCAGCAGCCGCGCGATGGTGTCACCGGGGCCGCCTGCTGAATACGGCATGTTCATGGTGATGGTGCGGGTCGGATAATCCTGCGCCAGACTTGGGCCAGACAGCAGTGCACCGGCGAGCACGAATGCGGTCGTCAAAATGTTCTTCGTCATCGAAATTCCTCCCCTGTTGTGTATGTATGTTGTTTCAGCGTCCGCTCATGCTCAGCACGCGATCGACCATCGGACCGCACAGGCCGAGATAGTTGGCCGGGTCGCAGTGACGACGGATGGCATCCTTGCCGCCAAGCGCTTCGGTAATTTCCGGGACCTCGGCGAGGATGTCCGCAAGCTGTCCGCCGCCTTCGATTGCCTTGCGGCAGGCATCGTAGACGACGTCATGCGCATGCTGGCGGCCGAGTTTCGGCGCCGCTGCCATCATCACCGCTTCGGCGACGATAAGGCCGCGTGTCAGATCCAGATTCTCCAGCATGCGCTTCTCATGAACCACAAGTCCGGCCAGCATGAATTTGGCATTTGCCAGCGAAGAGGCGGTGAGCAGGAAGCTCTCCGGCAACGACACCCATTCGAGATGCCAAGGCCCCGTTGCACGTTCCAGATCATGGATCATGCCGTCGAGCATGGTCGCGACATGCTGGCGCACCGCCTTGGCAGCGGCGAGCATCAGCTCGCTTGAAATCGCGTTACGCTTTTGCGGCATCGTCGATGACGCGCCGCGACCGGGCACGAAAGGCTCAGACACTTCGCCGAATTCGGACGATGACAACAGCATCACGTCGGTGGCGATCTTGCCGAGCGTGCCGGTGATCAGACCGAGCAGTGTGACCGCTTCGGCGATGCCGTCGCGGGCAACATGCCAGGTGATCGAGGGCTGATGCAGGCCGAGCTCCTCGCAGAACAGCTTTTGCATCTCCAAGCCGCCCTCGCCCACCGATGCGAGCGTCCCCGCGGCGCCGGAGAACTCGCCGAGCAGGATGCGCGGCAATGCCTGATCGACGCGCTCAATGTGCCGATCGATGGAGGACAGCCAGACGGCAGCCTTGTAGCCGAAGGTCACCGGCAGGGCCTGCTGCAGATGGGTGCGCCCGGCCATCGGCGTGTCGCGATATTTTTTCGCCATGGTAGCGAGGATGTCGCGGACCTCGCGCAGATCGCGCGCAACGATCTGCAAGGCCGCGCGGATCTGCAAGACGTTGGCGGTATCCATGATGTCCTGGGTGGTCGCGCCCCAGTGGACGTAGCGGCCTGCCTCTCCGGCGGCCTCGGATAGCTGATGGACCAGCGGCAGGATCGGGTAGCCGACGATTTCGGTTTCAGCACGGAGCTTGTCGAAATCGATCCGGATCGATTTGGCGGCAGCCTCGATGGCCTGCGCGACTTCCTTCGGCACGACGCCGAGACGGGCCTGGGCGCGGGCCAGCGCGACTTCGGCCTCGATGTAGCGGCCGACCAGGGCTTCGTCGGCGAAGACCGCCCGCATTTCCGCGGTGCCGAACATGTCCCGAAACAGGACCGAATCGAAAACCGTGCTGCCCATACCGCTTCCTCTTATTATGTTCGTACATATTAAATTGTACGAACATAAACCGTGTGTCAATCTCGTTTCTTGACGAGATGGTCGCCAATCAGGCTTCCATCTTGCGATCAGGGACTTAGGGGCCGAGGGACGACGGTGGAAAAGCGTTACGCGTTCGTGGCCCGAGCACTGACCGAGGCCATCGCAGACGGACGGCATCCAGTCGGGTCTGTGCTGCCGACAGAGTACGAGCTGGCGGACCAGTTCGCCGTGAGCCGGTCGACTGTGCGCGCGGCGATGCAGGAGCTGCAGGCGTCAGGCCTTGTCAGCCGGAAGCGCAATGCCGGGACGCGCGTCGAAGCGGCCTCTCCGGCCAAGGGCGGCGACGGCTTTACGCAGGCACTCAATACGATCGAGGCGGTGCAGCAGTTCGGCACCGAGACCGAACGACACGTGCAGCGTGTCACCGACATCGTCGCGGACAGCGAGCTTGCGGAGCAGCTCGGCTGCCAGCCCGGCCGTCGCTGGTTGTGCATCTCAAGTCTGCGCACGATTCCGGGCGACGTCACACAGACGCCGATCTGCTGGACCGATGTCTATATCGACGGCGCCTTCGCCGACGAGGTGCGCGCGAAGATGGGCGGGCATCACGAGATCTTCGGCACGCTCGTCGAGAAAATCTCGGGACGACGCTTTGCCGAGATCCGTCAGGACATTTCTGCGGTTGGCGTCTCGGACGCGATGGCGGAGCCACTGAAGGCAATGGCTGGCGCGCATGCGCTGTCGATTCGGCGGCAGTATCTGTTCGCCTCAAACGAGCTGGCTGAGGTCTCGCTCAGCATTCATCCGGCAGATCGGTATCGGTATTCGACGCGGCTGCTAAGGCGAGAACGCGTGCAGGAGTAAAGTGGGAGAATGCAGCCGAAGTCACGTCACGGCTGGCGAAGCCATGTAATGAACTGCTCGACATCAGCCCGGTCGTATCCGAGCAATTCGCCAATCACGCGTTCCAGATCCGGGCGCCGCCCCGGCAGCAAGGTGAGATAGAGGCTCTGCACCATGAGCATCGCCGGAATGCGCCATGCCTCTTGGGCGTCGGCGTAGAGTACATAACGCGTGGAAAGTTCTCTGCCGTTTGAAAGCTTATACTTCTCAATCTTCTCGGCTTTGACGAAGCGCCCATTCGCCACGAACTCATCGAAGCGAGGGTCGGGATAGTCCGTGTATTTTTCACTGCCTTCGAACACAAACATGCTGAGATGCTTCTGCCCGGCGATCATTAGATCGAATTCGCGTCCTTCATGAGGTCCCACATAAGACGGCGCTTCTTCCGACATCACGCTACCTGATCATCTTCGGCCCGGGATCGGGCGCGGCCACGTCGATCACGCGCATCTGCACGCGCTCGGCACCCTGCCAGCGATCGACGGTCAGCGAGCCCGCCACATGCACAGGCTGACCACGCAGCTCCTGTAATGCGTTGCCGAGCTTCTGTCCGACCGAGCGAAACGCGATGCCGTTGACCATGGCGCCGTCCGACGCCTTGAAGCGCAGCCGCAGATGCGCCTGCCCGACTTCATCGACATAAACGAGCTGATGCGCCGGCAACGCAATTACCGGCTCGGGATTGGCCTGCCCGAACGGGCCGGCGCGGTTGAGCGTATTCACCAGATCCGTCGTGACGCCGCGCGCAGTGACAGCGCCATCAATGAACAGTTCTTTCTCGTTGCGGGACTTGCCGACATCCGCAGCCAGCGCGCTTTCGATATAGGCGCGGAATTCGCCAAGCCGTTCCTTGCGTAGCGTGATGCCCGCGGCCATTGCGTGGCCGCCACCTTTCATGAGAAGCCCATCGGCAACAGCTTGCCGCACGGCTTTGCCGAGATCGACGCCGGAGATCGAGCGGCCAGACCCCGTGCCAATTCCGCCAGGCTCCAGCGCGATGGCAAAAGCCGGACGCGCAAATTTCTCCTTGAGCCGCGAGGCGACCAGACCGACGACGCCGGGATGCCAGCCTTCGCTGGCCGTCACGATCACGGAGCCTTTGTCTTCGAGCCCCAGTGACGCCAACGCCTCCGCCTCGGCTTGCGCTTCCGCGGCCTGTTCGATCACGCGGCGTTCGATGTTCAGCCGATCGAGTTCGGCAGCGATCTTAGCGGCCTCGGAAATATCGCCTTCGAGCAGCAGCCGCACGCCCAAATCGGCGCGCCCGATCCGGCCGCCGGCATTGATGCGCGGTCCAAGCATAAAGCCGAGATGCCATGCTTCCGGCGGACCGTTCAAACGCGCCACATCCATCAGCGCGGTGTGCCCGATGTGATCGCGGCGGCGTAATGCGATGAGACCCTTGGCAACGAAGGCGCGGTTCAGACCGATCAGCGGCGCCACGTCGGCGACGGTGCCCAGGGCCACATGATGCAGCATGCCCAAAAGATCAGGCTCCGGCATCTCTGCGGTCCAGAAACTGCGCTTGCGCAATTCGCGATTGACGGCGACCAGCGTGATCAGCACGAGGCCCACAGCGGCGAGATGACCGAGACCGGAAATATCGTCGAGCCGGTTCGGATTCACTATGGCATCAACGTCAGGCAATTCCTCACCGGTCTGATGGTGATCGATGACGACCACGGACATGCCGAGCTTCTTGGCCTCGGCCAGCGGCTCGAAACTCGTCGTGCCGCAATCGACCGTCACGAGCAGCGTGGCGCCCTTGCCGGCCAGCGTCCTGATGGCATCCACATTGGGGCCGTAGCCCTCGAAGATGCGATCGGGAATGTGGATCTGCGGGTCGAGCCCGCAATGGCGGAGATGCCAGGCCAGCAGCGCCGACGACGTCGCGCCGTCGACGTCGTAGTCGCCGAAGATCGCCACCTTCTCCCGGCGCTGCGCCGCATCCGCAATGCGCTTCGCCGCCGCCTCCATCTGCGTGATGGTGAACGGGTCCGGCATCAGCTTGCGGATAGTGGGATCGAGGAAGTCTTCGACCGCGTCGAGCTCGATATTGCGGCCGGCGATGACCCGCGCCAGCATTTCCGGCAATTGGAAACGCTGCACCATGGCCAGCGCTCGCGCCGCCCCGCGCTGGTCTACCCGGTCACGCCAGATCCGCCCGGTGGCGGATTCGGTGACGCCGAGAAAGGCCTGCTGGGATTCGACGGGAATGATGGTCGGTGGCGTCATGGGATCAGCAATAGGCCGCGCAGCCGCTTTCGGCAAATCTCAGGCCATCAGCAGCCCATCCACTTCGCCAGATCGTTGAAATCATCGGCCACCACGTCCCACGGGCCCTCGGCCTTGAAGTCGCGGTTCTGGTGCGGACCATATTCAGTGACGCGCGGCACGAAGGCGGTCTTGAGGCCGAGTTTGTGCGCGGCATCGAGATCGCTGTTATGCGCAGCCACCATCATGACTTCTGCAGGCTTGAGATTGAGCAGTGCGGCGGCGCCGAGATAGGCCTGCGGATCGGGCTTATAGTGTTCGAACAGTTCCGCGCTCACGATCAGGTCCCATGGCAGGCCGGCGAATTTCGCCATGTTGGTCAGCAGCGCGACATTGCCGTTCGACAACGGGCTGATGACGTATTTTGTCTTCAGCCTGGTCAGGCCGCTCACCGAATCCGCCCACGGATGCAGCCGGTGCCAGCCGAGTGTCATGTAATGCAGATCGTTGTCCGAGAGCCCGTTGATGCCGAACTTAGCGACCAGCACATCGAGTGACTGCCGATGCAGCGTATCGAGCTTGACGAAACCGCGCTCGGGATGATGACGCACCACGTCCATCGACGGCATGTAGGCCTGCCGCCAGGCATCGACGAGCGCAGTCCAGTCCGCGGCAATGCCGCGCGCTTTGCCGAACGCGGTACAGTCAGCAATCAGGCTGGAACGCCAGTCAACCACGGTGCCGAACACGTCGAACACCAGAGCCTTGACGTTATCGGTCTCGCTCATGGTCTCATCCCCATTTTGTTTTCTTGGTTTTTAGTTCGATTAATCCGAGCGCATGTTGGCGCGCTCGGATTGCCTTTAATCAGAGTATCTTCCGGTACTGCATAAATCCGGAATTGTCCGCCACCTGATCGTAGAGAATTCTGGCCTGCGCATTCTCGTTCTGGGTCAGCCAATGCACGCGGCTGCAGCCATCAGCCTTGGCCTTTGCATACACCGCTTCGATCAAAGCGCGACCGATGCCAAGTCCCCGCGCGCTGTTGTCAACGAACAGGTCCTGCAAATAGCAGTAATTGCCGGGCGTCCAGGATGAGCGGTGATACAGGAACTGCACGATGCCGGTGAGCTTGCCGTCCACATAGGCGCCGAGCAGGAACATCTGCTCATTGGCGTCATGGAAACGCTTCCACGCCGTATCGGTCGCGATCTGCGGCAGCGTCGATTTGTAGAAGGTTAGATAGCCCTGCCACAGCGGCTCCCAGGCAGCCCGTTCATCGGGGCCGACCGGGCGGATCTCAACATTCGCCTTCAACATGTGACCGAACTCAATCCAGGTGGAATTTTTCGAGCTGGCGATGCTCGCCCTTGATGATGCGCACGGTGCCGGTCACCGAACGCATCACGATGGTCTCGGTCTCGATGACGTCGCCGCGGAACTTGACGCCCGACAGCAATGCGCCGTCGGTGACACCAGTGGCGGCAAACAGGCAGTCGCCCTTCGCCATGTCCTCGATGCCATAAATCATCTTCGGATCGGTGACACCCATCTTCAGCGCACGCTCGCGCTTCTCATCGGTATCGAGGATCAATCGGGTCTGCATCTGGCCGCCGATGCAGCGCAGTGCTGCGGCCGCCAGCACGCCTTCCGGTGCTCCGCCAATGCCAAGATAGATGTCGATGCCAGATTTGGCGGGATCGGTGGTGTGGATGACACCGGCGACGTCGCCGTCCGGAATGAGACGCAGTGCCGCTCCGGTCGAGCGGATCGCTGCAATCAATGCTTCGTGCCGCGGCCGCTCAAGCACGAGGGCGGTGATCGCCGACACCGGCACGCCCTTGGCCTTGGCGAGGCGCTTGATGTTCTCTTCCGGCGATGCGTCGATGTCGATCACGTTCTTGGCGTAACCCGGACCAATCGCGATCTTGTCCATATAGACGTCGGGCGCGTGCAGCAGTGTGCCGCCGTCGGCCATCGCCATGGTGGCGATCGAGCCCGGCATGTCCTTGGCGCACAGTGTCGTACCTTCCAGCGGGTCGACGGCAATATCGACCTTCGGGCCGGCATTGATGCCGACCTTTTCGCCGATATAGAGCATCGGCGCTTCGTCGCGCTCGCCCTCGCCGATCACGATGGTGCCGTCGATCGGCATCTTGTTGAGCTCGCGGCGCATCGCATCGACCGCTGCCTGATCGGCCGCCTTCTCCTGCCCATGACCACGCAGCCGCGCAGCCGACACCGCCGCGCGCTCGGTCACACGAACGATCTCCAGCGTCAGAATGCGCTCGAGCAGTTGCTGCGGCGGGACGGTAATATGGGTCGACATTGGCGGGCTCCTTCTACGGTGGGACGAATGTCCCCGTACAACTCTCAACGCGTGGATTTAGTTCTTCTCGATCCGGATAACCTGCGGCTTGCCCGATATCACCTTGTCGCTCTGTACGGCCTGGAGGGCGCGGCGCATCGCGTCCTCGGTGGTGGCATAGGTGATCAGGATAACAGGCACCGGTGACGATTTCGTGCTCTTGCCAACCGGCTCGATGCCGCCATTCGGATGGCGCTGCACGATCGACTCCAGCGAGATCTTCTGCTCGGCCAGACGCGTTGCGATGCGTGCGGCCGTGCCGGCAAGATCGCGCGCCATCAAGCGGATGTAATAACCACCTTCATGGCGCTCCATCGGAGCCTTGGTGGTGGTCTTGAGCTTCTCAACCGGCCGACCGAACGGCAGCGCGCGCACATTACGTGCGACATCGGCGATATCGGCAAGAACTGCAGACGCCGTCGCGGCGCCGCCAGCGCCGGGACCGACCAGCGTGATCGGCGCAATGCCTGCGCCGTCAACCGTGACAGCGTTGGTGACGCCCATGACCTGCGCAATGGAGGATGACAGCGGCACCATGGTCGGATGCACGCGTTGTTCGATGCCAGTTGCGGTGCGCATGGCAACGCCCAGCAGCTTCACACGATAGCCAAGCTCTGCAGCAGCACGCAGATCTTCAGCCGCGATGGACGAAATGCCCTCGACTGACACTGCGCTCTGCGCGACCTTGGTCCCGAATGCGAGGCTGGCGAGAATGGCCAGCTTCTGCGCCGTGTCGTGGCCATCGACGTCGAAGGACGGCTCGGCCTCGGCGTAGCCAAGCCGCTGCGCGTCTTTAAGGCATTCCCCGAAGGACAGGCCCTCCAGCTCCATCCGTGACAGGATGTAGTTACAGGTGCCGTTGAGAATACCGTAGACGCGATTGATATCGGTGCCGACGAGACCTTCGCGGATGGTCTTGATGATGGGAATGGCGCCAGCGACGGCGGCCTCGTAGTTCAGCGCGCCGCCGTTCTTCTCGGCCGATGCCGCGAGCTTCAAACCATGCTTGGCGATCAGTGCCTTGTTCGCGGTCACGACCGACTTGCCAGCGCGTAGCGCCGCCTCGATCGACGACAGCGCGGGATCGCCGACACCTCCCATCAATTCAACAAAACACTCGACTTCCGGATGCTGCGCAACCGCGAGCGGATCCTTCATCCAATCGATGCCGCGCAGATCGACGCCGCGCTTCTTGGTCTTGGAGCGCGCGGTGACAGCAACCACCTTGACGCCACGACCGCAGCGCGCGGCCAAAATCGAGTTCTGCTGTTCGATGAGACGGACAACTTCGGCACCAACGGTGCCGAGTCCCGCGATACCCACTTTGAGGGGTGCGATCATTAAGCTTCAGACCTGTCGGAATTCTTGTTGAGCGATGACCGGTCCGAAAACCGGTTGCCGGTTTTCGGGATCACGCCTATCGCCGGTTAGCGAGAGGAACCACGTTGTGCAACGTTTCGAGACCGCTTTCAAGGAAGCGGCGAATGCCGCGGGCAGCCTGGCGAATGCGCTGCTCA
It contains:
- a CDS encoding homoserine dehydrogenase, with the protein product MIAPLKVGIAGLGTVGAEVVRLIEQQNSILAARCGRGVKVVAVTARSKTKKRGVDLRGIDWMKDPLAVAQHPEVECFVELMGGVGDPALSSIEAALRAGKSVVTANKALIAKHGLKLAASAEKNGGALNYEAAVAGAIPIIKTIREGLVGTDINRVYGILNGTCNYILSRMELEGLSFGECLKDAQRLGYAEAEPSFDVDGHDTAQKLAILASLAFGTKVAQSAVSVEGISSIAAEDLRAAAELGYRVKLLGVAMRTATGIEQRVHPTMVPLSSSIAQVMGVTNAVTVDGAGIAPITLVGPGAGGAATASAVLADIADVARNVRALPFGRPVEKLKTTTKAPMERHEGGYYIRLMARDLAGTAARIATRLAEQKISLESIVQRHPNGGIEPVGKSTKSSPVPVILITYATTEDAMRRALQAVQSDKVISGKPQVIRIEKN
- a CDS encoding GNAT family N-acetyltransferase — translated: MLKANVEIRPVGPDERAAWEPLWQGYLTFYKSTLPQIATDTAWKRFHDANEQMFLLGAYVDGKLTGIVQFLYHRSSWTPGNYCYLQDLFVDNSARGLGIGRALIEAVYAKAKADGCSRVHWLTQNENAQARILYDQVADNSGFMQYRKIL
- a CDS encoding adenylosuccinate lyase family protein encodes the protein MGSTVFDSVLFRDMFGTAEMRAVFADEALVGRYIEAEVALARAQARLGVVPKEVAQAIEAAAKSIRIDFDKLRAETEIVGYPILPLVHQLSEAAGEAGRYVHWGATTQDIMDTANVLQIRAALQIVARDLREVRDILATMAKKYRDTPMAGRTHLQQALPVTFGYKAAVWLSSIDRHIERVDQALPRILLGEFSGAAGTLASVGEGGLEMQKLFCEELGLHQPSITWHVARDGIAEAVTLLGLITGTLGKIATDVMLLSSSEFGEVSEPFVPGRGASSTMPQKRNAISSELMLAAAKAVRQHVATMLDGMIHDLERATGPWHLEWVSLPESFLLTASSLANAKFMLAGLVVHEKRMLENLDLTRGLIVAEAVMMAAAPKLGRQHAHDVVYDACRKAIEGGGQLADILAEVPEITEALGGKDAIRRHCDPANYLGLCGPMVDRVLSMSGR
- a CDS encoding GntR family transcriptional regulator, whose product is MARALTEAIADGRHPVGSVLPTEYELADQFAVSRSTVRAAMQELQASGLVSRKRNAGTRVEAASPAKGGDGFTQALNTIEAVQQFGTETERHVQRVTDIVADSELAEQLGCQPGRRWLCISSLRTIPGDVTQTPICWTDVYIDGAFADEVRAKMGGHHEIFGTLVEKISGRRFAEIRQDISAVGVSDAMAEPLKAMAGAHALSIRRQYLFASNELAEVSLSIHPADRYRYSTRLLRRERVQE
- the recJ gene encoding single-stranded-DNA-specific exonuclease RecJ is translated as MTPPTIIPVESQQAFLGVTESATGRIWRDRVDQRGAARALAMVQRFQLPEMLARVIAGRNIELDAVEDFLDPTIRKLMPDPFTITQMEAAAKRIADAAQRREKVAIFGDYDVDGATSSALLAWHLRHCGLDPQIHIPDRIFEGYGPNVDAIRTLAGKGATLLVTVDCGTTSFEPLAEAKKLGMSVVVIDHHQTGEELPDVDAIVNPNRLDDISGLGHLAAVGLVLITLVAVNRELRKRSFWTAEMPEPDLLGMLHHVALGTVADVAPLIGLNRAFVAKGLIALRRRDHIGHTALMDVARLNGPPEAWHLGFMLGPRINAGGRIGRADLGVRLLLEGDISEAAKIAAELDRLNIERRVIEQAAEAQAEAEALASLGLEDKGSVIVTASEGWHPGVVGLVASRLKEKFARPAFAIALEPGGIGTGSGRSISGVDLGKAVRQAVADGLLMKGGGHAMAAGITLRKERLGEFRAYIESALAADVGKSRNEKELFIDGAVTARGVTTDLVNTLNRAGPFGQANPEPVIALPAHQLVYVDEVGQAHLRLRFKASDGAMVNGIAFRSVGQKLGNALQELRGQPVHVAGSLTVDRWQGAERVQMRVIDVAAPDPGPKMIR
- a CDS encoding haloacid dehalogenase type II, translating into MSETDNVKALVFDVFGTVVDWRSSLIADCTAFGKARGIAADWTALVDAWRQAYMPSMDVVRHHPERGFVKLDTLHRQSLDVLVAKFGINGLSDNDLHYMTLGWHRLHPWADSVSGLTRLKTKYVISPLSNGNVALLTNMAKFAGLPWDLIVSAELFEHYKPDPQAYLGAAALLNLKPAEVMMVAAHNSDLDAAHKLGLKTAFVPRVTEYGPHQNRDFKAEGPWDVVADDFNDLAKWMGC
- a CDS encoding tripartite tricarboxylate transporter substrate-binding protein, translating into MTKNILTTAFVLAGALLSGPSLAQDYPTRTITMNMPYSAGGPGDTIARLLAQGMSGPLKQQVIVENTTGAGGSIGSAKVAASPPDGYNLLLIHISHATNPALYPKLKYDPIKDYEPIGLAVDLPSVFVARKDLPAANLAELIVWMKTNKEKVNYAHAGIGSASHLCGLLLNAATGTQPTQIAYRGAGPAMNDMMSGQVDVMCDQIVNVVGNVDGGTIKGYAVTSTEKAPALPKLPTTAEAGLPGFTYTVWYGLFAPKGTPKPIIDKLVAALNVALKDETVKSRLAGLGVQPVAPERATPDALAAHLKSEIDKWTPIIKAAGVVGAQ
- the glpX gene encoding class II fructose-bisphosphatase codes for the protein MSTHITVPPQQLLERILTLEIVRVTERAAVSAARLRGHGQEKAADQAAVDAMRRELNKMPIDGTIVIGEGERDEAPMLYIGEKVGINAGPKVDIAVDPLEGTTLCAKDMPGSIATMAMADGGTLLHAPDVYMDKIAIGPGYAKNVIDIDASPEENIKRLAKAKGVPVSAITALVLERPRHEALIAAIRSTGAALRLIPDGDVAGVIHTTDPAKSGIDIYLGIGGAPEGVLAAAALRCIGGQMQTRLILDTDEKRERALKMGVTDPKMIYGIEDMAKGDCLFAATGVTDGALLSGVKFRGDVIETETIVMRSVTGTVRIIKGEHRQLEKFHLD